GCAGGTGAACTTAACGCGTTTTTCTCTATTCTACCCCGAAAAGAGAGAGTTTTTTCTGGAAGGCCGACAATATTTTGACTTTGGTCTGGGGCACAGTATTCGACCTTTTTACAGCCGACGCATCGGTCTTGGGCCGGATAACTCAGAAATCCCCATCATTGCCGGGCTTCGGCTTCTGGGCAAAAGCGGCGGCGCCACTCTGGGCGGCATGAGCATCCAGACCGCCAGAAAAGATTCCATCCCCACCACCAATTACACCGCCCTGCGCTGGAAACAGGACATCTTTGAACAGTCCAGCATCGGCATTATCGGCGTGGGAAAAATTCAGAAAGATCACCAAAATCTGGTTTACGGTAGCGATTTTCTGTACTCCACATCCCGCTTTTTAGGCAGTAAAACGCTGGCCATGGGCGGCGCCATTGCTCAGAGCTTTACGCCGCAAAATGACCACCCAATCGGCTTTGCCCACCGCCTGTTTATTGATTTCCCCAACGATTTGATCGATTTTTCTTCCATCTGGGATCGCAGCGACGCCTATTTCAATCCCGAAACGGGTTATCTGCGCCGCGAGAACTATCAGATGTTCATGGCCGATCTGCGCCTGAAACCCCGCCCCAAATTTTTACCTTTCATTCAACGTTTTGAGTTTAAACCATTTGACTTTAATTATTACATTGACGACCGTACTCATGAATTGCAAACCCTGTGGTCGGAGTTTCGTCCTCTGGGGTTTAAAACCAGAAGCGGCGAATTCTTTGAAGCCAATTATCAGCGACTGGCAGAAAATTTGTTAGAACCTTTCGAAATCCACGACGGTATTGTCATTCCTGCCGGTGAGTACTGGTTCTCCCGTTACGAGCTTCAGTTCGGAACATTTCGCGGACGGCCAGCTTACGCCTTTCTCTTTTACCAGTGGGGCGATTACTACACAGGCAAACGCACGGAGTGGTTCATTCGCAGTGTGGTTAAGTTCAATCGCCATGTAAGCATGAGCTACGATTTTACGCAGAACGTGATCGATCTGCCTCAGGGACATTTTACAGTCAACGAATTCGGCAGCCGTTTAGAAGTAGCTGTTTCTCCGGATTTGTTCGGTTCCCTGTTCGCCCAGTGGAATTCAGACGAAGATTTGATTCTCCTCAATTTTCGCATGAACTGGATTCCCCGGGCGGGAAGCAATTTCTTTTTTGTAGTCAATCAAAGCGTCGATACGCACGGCAGCGCCTTACGCTTAACCAACACCACCGTTTTAAGCAAATTCGTCTGGCGCTTTGTTCTGTAAATGAACCCTGGTTTTAAATGAAAGGAAATGATGTATGATTCAAAGGCGTGGTAGGCGGCTTCTTTTCGTTTGTCTGTTTCTGCTGTTTCCGACTTTGCTTTTATCTCAGACGCTTTCGCTGGCAGAGTGCGTAAAGCAGGCCGTACAGGCCAGCTACCAGCTGCGGGCGAGCGAATTTCGTTCTCAGTCAGCCCGGAAAGATTACGCCTTAAAAAAGGCGGGAAATTTACCTCAGTTTTTCGGATTGTTATCTTACGAGCGCGAGCAGCTCACGCCCTACGGTTTTAGTAGGCAATGGTCTTTGCTGCAGGCCGATTGGGCTTTAGGAGATTTTCTTCTTAAAACGCAAAACATCGCCCAAAAGCGCGCTATTGCTGCCGGCCAGGCGGTAGAAGGGCAACGCCTGGCCGTGGCGCGGCGTACGGTTTTGCTGTTCATCGAAGCCCTGAAGCAAAAAGAAGTCAACGCACTTCTAAAACAGCGATTGCACAATTTACAGCTGCACGAAAAAATAACCCGCGCCCTGTGGCAATCCGGCTCCAAAAATGAGTTAGATGTGCTGCAAACGGAGGCGGAAATCCTGGAACTAAAAGAAGAAATGGAAAAAACGCTGAGCAGGCGCCGCTTGCTGCTCAACGAGCTGGCCCTCATCATCGGACGCTCTGCCGCAGACAGTTTGCGCCAGCTTCCGCTCAACAGCGCGCAAATCGCCAACACGCCCCTGCCTGTTTTTGATGAAGAACGGTTAAAAAACCATCCCCTGTGGCGCATGTTACAATTTAAAGTGGAAGCCGCCCGTCTGACCCAAAAAGCCGTTCGCGCCTCGCAATTACCGCGCCTGCAGGTGAGTTTTGGTTTTGTTCAGGATGGCGATCCCACTGGCGACGGCAATTACTGGCTGGCCAGCGCTGGCATTCGTTTCCCTTTGTTCCAATGGAACCGAAGTCAAATTGCCCGCCAAAAAAGGCAAATGGTATTTAAAACGATACGCAGCGAACAATCGGCGGCCTTACGCCAGCTGCGCATTGAAGCCCAAAGAGCGCTGACAGAACTAAAAAAATTGAAACGCATTTTACAGCTTCAACAGCAGCGCGTCAAAAAAACTGAACAGATGGTGCAAATGGCACGAACTCAATACAAAGCCGGTTTAATTACCAATCTGGAATTTTTAACGATCCAGGAACAATTCACCGCATCGCAAATTGCCCTGCGCAATACGCAACTGGATTATGCCGCTCAACTGGCGCAGTTCTACCTGGTCACCAATCAGCCGGAAAAATTGCAGGCGTGGTAAAAAGGCAATATGGCAAAATGGTGAAGTGCTTGGATGCGGGGAAAGGCATTAAATAACAAGAAAAAAAACAATTAACACCATAAAAGCAAGGAATTTATGAAGAACAGCCGTTTAATTGTTTTGATGTTTTTCACTCTATTACTGGCTTGCAGCCAACATAATGATACGCTGCCCGGCGGCGCTGACGGAAAGCTGCGCATTAAAACCGCAACGGTTAGCAGGGCCGATATGGCGGACACCGTGCGTTTTTACGGGCGCGTGAGTTTGCGATACGAATCTCTTCTGGCTTCCCAATTCGACGGACGCTTAAGCGGTTTTTCTTTACTCCCGGGCGATCAGGTTGCCAAAGAGCAAAAGATTGGTGAAATTATTCCACCGCAGCGCGAAGCGCTTTTGCAGGTTTTGCCGCAAATGGATGCTCGACTGCGCCCCCTGCTTTTAAAGCAAATCAAAACCATTCCGTTGACCAGCCCCCTTGCCGGTTCCGTGTTAAAAGTATTCCGCCACAACGGCGATGTTTTACAAAAAGGCGAAGCCATTGTACACATTGGCGATTTAAGCATACTGGATGTGTACGGCGATCTGCCTTTAAAGGCTTTGCCCCAGGCCCGACATTTAAAAGAAATTCAGGTGCATTTTATT
This sequence is a window from Caldithrix abyssi DSM 13497. Protein-coding genes within it:
- a CDS encoding carbohydrate binding family 9 domain-containing protein, yielding MIKRLFRLLILIAAALKFLFAQVSFPDEIQAYKIDDPLKIDGRLSEAFWQKAAHISNFTQRELNFGQPATERTEVAILYDEKNLYIGVWCYDSQPEQIIARGMKYDFDFEKDDNFKIVFDTYHDRRNGYLFVTNPNAARFDALIQDNGQQVNESWNGVWDVKTSITSEGWFAEFRIPFSTLKFKTREELIWGINFERVIQRKREQVLWQGWSRDADIEQVSRAGKLTGLRGINHITLLEFKPYALAGIEKTGGQAPATVGDMGGDLNYLITPTMKLNVTLNTDFAQVEADRMQVNLTRFSLFYPEKREFFLEGRQYFDFGLGHSIRPFYSRRIGLGPDNSEIPIIAGLRLLGKSGGATLGGMSIQTARKDSIPTTNYTALRWKQDIFEQSSIGIIGVGKIQKDHQNLVYGSDFLYSTSRFLGSKTLAMGGAIAQSFTPQNDHPIGFAHRLFIDFPNDLIDFSSIWDRSDAYFNPETGYLRRENYQMFMADLRLKPRPKFLPFIQRFEFKPFDFNYYIDDRTHELQTLWSEFRPLGFKTRSGEFFEANYQRLAENLLEPFEIHDGIVIPAGEYWFSRYELQFGTFRGRPAYAFLFYQWGDYYTGKRTEWFIRSVVKFNRHVSMSYDFTQNVIDLPQGHFTVNEFGSRLEVAVSPDLFGSLFAQWNSDEDLILLNFRMNWIPRAGSNFFFVVNQSVDTHGSALRLTNTTVLSKFVWRFVL
- a CDS encoding TolC family protein; translation: MIQRRGRRLLFVCLFLLFPTLLLSQTLSLAECVKQAVQASYQLRASEFRSQSARKDYALKKAGNLPQFFGLLSYEREQLTPYGFSRQWSLLQADWALGDFLLKTQNIAQKRAIAAGQAVEGQRLAVARRTVLLFIEALKQKEVNALLKQRLHNLQLHEKITRALWQSGSKNELDVLQTEAEILELKEEMEKTLSRRRLLLNELALIIGRSAADSLRQLPLNSAQIANTPLPVFDEERLKNHPLWRMLQFKVEAARLTQKAVRASQLPRLQVSFGFVQDGDPTGDGNYWLASAGIRFPLFQWNRSQIARQKRQMVFKTIRSEQSAALRQLRIEAQRALTELKKLKRILQLQQQRVKKTEQMVQMARTQYKAGLITNLEFLTIQEQFTASQIALRNTQLDYAAQLAQFYLVTNQPEKLQAW
- a CDS encoding efflux RND transporter periplasmic adaptor subunit, producing the protein MKNSRLIVLMFFTLLLACSQHNDTLPGGADGKLRIKTATVSRADMADTVRFYGRVSLRYESLLASQFDGRLSGFSLLPGDQVAKEQKIGEIIPPQREALLQVLPQMDARLRPLLLKQIKTIPLTSPLAGSVLKVFRHNGDVLQKGEAIVHIGDLSILDVYGDLPLKALPQARHLKEIQVHFIDFPHPDMALKVAAVAGGVDRQKQTVAIRLTLPNPDGLFRPGMIVRMFFPGERHRNVLTIPRSALLEHEGLYSAFVVKNNIVEERVLKIGIKDDRRIEVLAGLKEGERVATQKAYSLTDGMEVVVE